The following are encoded in a window of Dictyostelium discoideum AX4 chromosome 6 chromosome, whole genome shotgun sequence genomic DNA:
- the myoM gene encoding Rac guanyl-nucleotide exchange factor (pleckstrin homology (PH) domain-containing protein) has protein sequence MKHLEGDIVWVPHTVNGYCRGKIIGYNEKNQVTVRLLELNEEIKINEQLIQNYNQSDDKDFSDMVEIQDLSEAIILNNLGLRYKSDQIYTYIGNVLISINPYKEIKDIYSLNILNKYKDINTIKSNPPHIYAVALRAYQSMVSEKKNQSIIISGESGSGKTEASKTILQYLINTSNSNSNNNTNINNNNNSIEKDILNSNPILEAFGNSRTTKNHNSSRFGKFLKIEFRSSDMKIDGASIETYLLEKSRISHRPDVNNLSYHIFYYLVMGASKEERERLGLDNDPSKYRYLDASTSVIESFKKQSNGGSGGGSGNNDLSESLQLVKQSLESMSIAKEQCDDIFLTLAAILHLGNIEFEVDQTENEQTSGFSKISEQKASVKKSLSMVSKLLGYPEQVFKQTLLNRNLKGGGRGSVYCRPMEVYQSEQTRDALSKALYVRLFASIVEKINVKFIQNTGSKDLQGGYSSKRNNLFIGVLDIFGFENLSSNSLDQLLINFTNEKLQQQFNLNVFENEQKDYLQEGIPWSTSNFIDNKECIELFEKKSYGLLSLLDDECMMPKGSEVTLLEKYNKQYHNTNQYYQRTLAKGTLGIKHFAGDVTYQTDGWLEKNRDSIPTEVEQLLSASSNNLIKSLFNLKELNKSNDNNSNNNNSNNNSSSSSSSQSTASITAKASPPRERFNSGSGSGTTSPLNLSGSSSPLSGSGSYSIIGGNSNSNSNNNNSSNNKKSQSVSVAGQFIEQLNKLISTINSTSVHYIRCIKPNVTMDCNNFNNSHVLSQLRNVGVLNTVKVRKMGYSYRRDFIQFYSRYNCILNSLNIKINLTNINHSNLCKEILENVNSQYKNNNNNKNNNNQIVKITTNSKPTFQIGKTKIFISDELYIYLEKKRYDSLVDSVLKIQAFFKMIKIRNQYKRNKESSLFLQTLIRAQRAKKDFEQLVILENKRKEEERKKELERQRKEEEERQKELERQRREEEKELERKRKEEERELERQRKEEEKEQERKRKEEEKEQERKKKEEKEIEKKRKEEEKKKKKNEQNLSLPSLDITNSPSLINTTTTTTTTTTTTTNTSSPPLSPPISPRPSTPSSTSSSSSTTSSPSTKKQLLFKFNSISNLLSKSLHGSSHSDKNSKEDNNSNNNNNGDSTIILSSDSSFGQPTPKATSTPTPPPPPPLKTQPVPISSGVENNSSPNLWSHRNSPNFNGLVREKSRARIGRLTIRSASPLDLTYLPDPSKNEGSPQFTSQSLDFTPNIPPIITNSIVEQQSSLSGINKPIPQRTISSSENSPLSRANSSISSSLLILTPTLTSLSTSTTPSTPTTPKTPTTLSSSSVSTSTSLSSVSSSVSSSSSSSIPTPIIESTPSNSNEDLITTLSSPISTGHTGESIEEKNKRFRIKIINELIETERDYVRDLNIVVEVFLNPIREKQLLSAKDINSLFSNIEILFSINMNVLKALEKDKDPLCENISVGQTFLDMSHYLKMYTTYCSNQQNALKILEEEKIKNQPFREYLEFCMNDSVCRGLPLNSFIIKPVQRICKYPLLIKETIKFTPNDHPDKPALEEVDKKISDIVQSINEAKRTLELFQKIVDLQNSIDGLEDTNLMEQGRTLLMEGTVSAVKELNSEDSLSRTLFLFNNLILICSFGTNVLSTAINQFKTKKLKLKAKIPISDSRLIFVSDTDSVKYALEIVNIKEDSNYILCFNNDQDRSKWFKQIKALIQEQKLSNAKKAATIGNSRLIQTTS, from the exons atgAAACATTTAGAAGGAGATATAGTTTGGGTACCTCATACTGTAAACGGTTATTGTAGGGGTAAAATTATAGGGTATAATGAAAAGAATCAAGTTACTGTAAGATTATTAGAGTtaaatgaagaaattaaaatcaatgaaCAATTAATACAGAATTATAATCAATCAGATGATAAAGATTTCAGTGATATGGTTGAGATTCAAGATTTATCTGAAGCtatcattttaaataatttaggaTTAAGATATAAATCTGACCAAATTTAT acATATATTGGgaatgttttaatttcaattaatccaTATAAAGAGATTAAAGATATATATAgtttaaatatattgaataaatataaggatataaatacaattaaatcaaatccGCCACACATATATGCAGTGGCACTAAGAGCTTATCAATCAATGGTATCagagaaaaagaatcaatcaattataaTTAGTGGTGAATCTGGTTCAGGTAAAACTGAAGcttcaaaaacaattttacaatatttaattaatacaagtaatagtaatagtaataataatacaaatataaataataataataattcaattgaaaaagatattttaaattcaaatccaATTTTAGAAGCATTTGGTAATTCTAGGACAACAAAGAATCATAATTCAAGTAGATttggtaaatttttaaagattgaaTTTAGATCAAGTGATATGAAAATTGATGGAGCCTCTATTGAAACCTATCTATTGGAGAAATCAAGAATATCACATAGACCCgatgtaaataatttaagtTATCATATATTCtattatttggtaatggGAGCAAGTAAAGAAGAGAGAGAAAGATTAGGACTTGATAATGATCCATCGAAATATCGATATTTAGATGCATCCACTTCtgtaattgaatcatttaaaaagcAATCcaatggtggtagtggtggtggcaGTGGCAATAATGATCTATCAGAATCATTACAATTAGTTAAACAATCATTAGAATCAATGTCAATTGCAAAGGAACAATGTGATGATATCTTTTTAACATTGGCAGCAATTCTTCATTTAGgtaatattgaatttgaagtCGATCAAACAGAGAACGAACAAACTAGTGGATTTTCAAAGATATCGGAACAGAAAGCATCCGTaaagaaatcattatcaatggTATCAAAGTTATTGGGTTATCCTGAACAAGTTTTTAAACAAACTCTATTGAATAGAAATCTGAAAGGTGGTGGTAGAGGATCAGTCTATTGTAGACCGATGGAAGTTTATCAATCTGAACAAACTAGAGATGCTCTATCGAAAGCATTATACGTTAGATTATTCGCATCCATAGTTGAAAAGATTAATGTTAAATTCATACAAAATACAGGTTCAAAAGATTTACAAGGTGGTTACTCATCGAAAAGGAATAATCTATTCATTGGTGTATTGGATATCTTTGGTTTCGAGAATTTATCAAGCAATTCATtggatcaattattaatcaatttcaccaatgagaaattacaacaacaattcaatttaaatgtttttgaGAATGAACAAAAAGATTACCTACAAGAGGGTATACCTTGGAGTACTTCAAATTTCATTGATAACAAAGAGTGCATTGAATTGTTCGAAAAGAAATCCTATGGTCTTCTATCATTATTGGATGATGAATGTATGATGCCAAAAGGTTCAGAAGTAACTCTATTGGAGaaatataataaacaatatcaCAATACCAATCAATACTATCAAAGAACCCTTGCAAAAGGTACACTTGGTATTAAACATTTCGCTGGTGATGTAACTTATCAAACTGATGGTTGGTTAGAAAAGAATAGAGATTCAATACCAACTGAAgttgaacaattattatcagcttcttcaaataatttaataaaatctttatttaatttaaaagaattaaataaatcaaatgataataattcaaataataataattcaaataataattcatcatcatcatcatcatcacaatcaACTGCATCGATAACAGCAAAAGCATCACCACCAAGAGAAAGATttaatagtggtagtggtagtggtacaACAAGCCCATTAAATTtaagtggtagtagtagtccattaagtggtagtggtagttaTTCAATAATAggtggtaatagtaatagtaatagtaataataataattcaagtaataataaaaaatctcaAAGTGTATCAGTAGCAGGTCAATTTAtagaacaattaaataaattaatttcaacaatAAATTCAACATCGGTTCATTATATAAGATGTATTAAACCAAATGTAACAATggattgtaataattttaataattctcaTGTATTATCACAACTAAGAAATGTTGGTGTACTTAATACTGTTAAAGTTAGAAAAATGGGTTATTCTTATAGAAGAGAtttcattcaattttattcaagatataattgtattttaaattcattaaatattaaaattaatttaacaaatattaatcattcaaatttatgtaaagaaattttagaaaatgtaaatagtcaatataaaaataataataataataaaaataataataatcaaattgtaaaaataacaacaaattcaaaaccaACATTTCAAATTGGtaaaactaaaatatttatatctgatgaattatatatttatttggaGAAAAAAAGATATGATAGTTTGGTTGATTCAGTTTTAAAGATTCAAGCATTctttaaaatgattaaaattagaaatcaatataaaagaaataaagaatCTTCACTTTTCTTACAAACTCTAATAAGAGCTCAAAGAGctaaaaaagattttgaaCAATTGGTAATActtgaaaataaaagaaaagaagaagaacgtaaaaaagaattggaaAGACAAAGAAAGGAGGAAGAAGAACGTCAAAAGGAATTGGAAAGACAAAGAAGAGAAGAAGAGAAAGAATtggaaagaaaaagaaaagaggAAGAAAGAGAATTAGAAAGACAAAGAAAAGAAGAAGAGAAAGAAcaagaaagaaaaagaaaagaggaagaaaaagaacaagaaagaaagaaaaaagaagaaaaagaaattgaaaagaaaagaaaagaagaagaaaaaaagaaaaagaaaaacgaGCAAAATCTATCTCTTCCTTCACTCGATATAACAAATTCACCATCTTTAATAAATACCACTACAACtacgacaacaacaacaacaacaacaacaaatacttCATCACCTCCATTATCGCCACCAATTTCACCAAGAccatcaacaccatcatcaacctcatcatcatcatcaacaacatcatcaccatcaactaAAAAACAacttttattcaaatttaatagtatttcaaatttacttTCAAAATCACTTCATGGTAGTAGTCATAgtgataaaaattcaaaagaagataataatagtaataataataataatggtgattcaacaataattttatcatcagATTCAAGTTTTGGACAACCAACACCAAAAGCAACTTCAACACCAACtccaccacctccaccaccatTAAAAACTCAACCAGTACCAATTTCATCAGgtgttgaaaataattcatcaccaaatttaTGGAGTCATAGAAATTCACCAAATTTCAATGGATTGGTAAGAGAGAAATCAAGAGCTAGAATTGGCAGATTAACTATTAGATCCGCTTCACCATTGGATTTAACTTATTTACCTGATCCATCAAAAAATGAAGGTTCACCTCAATTCACATCACAATCATTGGATTTTACACCAAATATACCAccaattattacaaatagCATCGTTGAGCAACAATCATCACTTAGTGGaataaataaaccaattccACAAAGAACTATATCATCAAGTGAAAATTCACCATTATCAAGAGCCAATTCTTCAATATCATcctcattattaatattaacacCAACATTaacatcattatcaacatcaactacaccatcaacaccaacaacaccaaaaacaccaacaactctatcatcatcatcagtatcaacatcaacttcattatcatcagtatcatcatcagtatcatcatcatcatcatcatcaattccAACACCAATTATTGAAAGTACACCATCAAATTCTAATGAAGATTTAATTACaacattatcatcaccaatatCAACTGGTCATACTGGAGAAAGTATTgaagaaaagaataaaagatttagaattaaaattataaatgaattaattgaaactgAGAGAGATTACGTTCgtgatttaaatattgttgttgaagttttCCTTAACCCAATTAGAGagaaacaattattatcagCTAAAGATatcaattcattattttcaaatattgaaattttattctcAATCAATATGAATGTTTTGAAAGCATTGGAAAAGGATAAGGATCCATTATGTGAAAATATTAGTGTTGGTCAAACCTTTTTAGATATGTcacattatttgaaaatgtatACCACCTATTGTTCCAATCAACAAAATGCTCTAAAGATCTTGGAAGAggagaaaataaagaatcaaCCATTCAGAGAGTATTTGGAATTCTGTATGAATGATTCAGTTTGTAGAGGCTTACCATTGAATAGTTTCATCATTAAACCAGTTCAAAGAATTTGTAAATATCCATTACTCATAAAGGAAACCATTAAATTCACACCAAATGATCATCCTGATAAACCTGCCCTCGAAGAGGTTGATAAGAAAATCTCTGATATCGTTCAATCTATCAATGAGGCAAAAAGAACTTTGGAATTGTTTCAAAAGATTGTTGACCTTCAAAATTCAATCGATGGTCTTGAAGATACAAATCTCATGGAACAAGGTAGAACTTTATTGATGGAAGGTACTGTTTCAGCtgttaaagaattaaattctGAAGATTCCCTATCTAGAAccttatttttattcaataatttaattttaatttgttcttTTGGTACAAATGTTTTATCAACTGcaattaatcaatttaaaactaaaaaattaaaattaaaagctAAAATTCCAATTTCAGATTCAAGATTAATTTTCGTTTCTGATACTGAtt cTGTAAAATATGCATTagaaattgtaaatattaaagaagattcaaattatattttatgttttaataatgatcaaGATCGTAGTAAATGgtttaaacaaattaaagcATTGATTCAAGAACAAAAATTGTCAAATGCAAAGAAAGCTGCAACAATTGGTAATTCAAGATTGATTCAAACAACCtcataa
- the gdt7 gene encoding hypothetical protein: protein MIKTILIKLILLVIFCYHFLFAEEDVISTPPGYYDLIRHKRDPPITEYQSSQDTDLYYPDVCRNALRPLDYPWINEFAPIFFPGFNMGGFNSIFIPKNRSMIFRTPFQDSLVTLHVVCIEGTFIVEGNRFLFANTIIVLPGGRFESTTGIEFYDENDSGVSFYPDLPKDPSGFFPGILVLGGSISVVGKEPIVYRASRINDSSIEISPPVPEIIISPNPWDRVYKLVKIFTELYPLGFYCRYNTDEVGKILSLSSYLLYPFPPVSENDKIIRVLVETDRQQTVIPTNIYKREYATKGSIYITGGSNAYFKNIFFKNLGFTKNEPYNDTKLIFSPNDTNVVTDIIMGTNQKFRSSLYIESSKNVTIEGCAFVENDLTRSPLVFFDSNVKISNSLISSKSGSNIIALHGTDSIQSSNNSYLLEKIDLASWDVERNNNIDCGNQGNGIFSISPNINSNGDYFSGQQTAFNYYFIPNNSVNSNQDNSSLNSRPIEIIIKDSMFNPTASNGSLNKYFLNINTDGNKTISTYFTVRDLKTSHAINMNLNNSAIAFYNLKGGEGFKMEGNVERLDIIGSIINSNGSIKNISTSTTNIIDSYIYSSSSDIQPFNNQIYGSLITPYYYSDSNTLDKFEIKSILPNAPIQIVSGSLFNVSVQIQTLSSSVSIDNISCIFTSSVINTTVVQVNSNYSCILPLNITNEEGPLNLRVTLVNNTSPSSVSSDNYLYIIDFPEITVFNTYEFYSGWLMDNSNSSQQISFGGNSFKNGCNKVDSNCTISQNSKYSTVFSQLSITLPSNFKTKTHWMK, encoded by the exons atgataaaaacaatcttaattaaattaatattattagtgATATTTTGTTATCACTTTTTATTTGCAGAAG AAGATGTAATTAGTACCCCTCCTGGATATTATGATTTAATACGTCACAAAAGGGATCCACCTATTACAGAATATCAATCATCTCAAGATACAGATTTATATTACCCTGATGTTTGCAGAAATGCTCTTAGACCTCTTGATTATCCTTGGATTAACGAATTTGCCcctattttttttccagGCTTCAACATGGGTGGCTTTAATAGTATATTCATCCCAAAaa aTAGATCAATGATATTCAGGACTCCATTTCAAGATTCATTAGTAACTTTACATGTTGTGTGCATTGAGGGTACCTTTATTGTTGAAGGGAATAGATTTCTTTTTGCTAATACTATAATTGTTCTTCCTGGTGGAAGATTTGAAAGTACTACAGGAATAGAATTTTATGACGAAAATGATTCCGGAGTATCATTTTATCCAGATTTACCAAAGGATCCTTCTGGATTCTTTCCAGGTATTCTTGTATTGGGTGGTTCAATTTCAGTAGTTGGGAAAGAACCAATAGTATATAGAGCAAGCCGTATTAATGATTCATCGATAGAGATAAGTCCACCAGTTCCAGAGATAATTATTTCACCAAACCCATGGGATAGAGTTTATAAGTTagttaaaatatttacagAATTATATCCTCTAGGATTTTATTGTAGATATAATACAGATGAAGTAGGAAAGATTCTTTCATTATCTTCTTATCTTTTATACCCTTTCCCACCAGTATCAGAGAATGACAAAATCATCAGAGTATTAGTTGAAACTGATAGACAACAGACTGTGATCCCAACAAATATCTACAAGAGAGAGTATGCAACCAAAGGTTCAATTTACATAACAGGTGGATCAAAtgcatattttaaaaatatcttttttaaaaatctagGTTTCACCAAAAATGAACCATATAATGATACAAAGTTAATATTCTCTCCAAATGATACCAATGTAGTAACCGATATAATAATGGgaacaaatcaaaaattcAGAAGTTCGTTGTATATTGAATCCTCAAAAAATGTTACAATAGAAGGTTGTGCATTTGTTGAAAACGATCTAACAAGATCACCATTGGTTTTCTTTGATTCGAATGTAAAAATATCAAACAGTTTAATTTCAAGTAAATCAGGTTCAAATATAATCGCTCTACATGGTACTGATTCAATTCAATCTTCAAACAATTCTTATTTACTTGAAAAAATCGATTTGGCTTCATGGGATGTTGAacgaaataataatattgattgtGGTAATCAAGGTAATggtattttttcaatttctccAAATATAAACTCAAATGGTGATTATTTCTCTGGTCAACAAACTGCATTcaactattattttattccAAACAACTCTGTAAACTCTAACCAAGATAATAGCTCATTAAATTCAAgaccaattgaaattattattaaagattcAATGTTCAATCCAACAGCTTCCAATggttctttaaataaatattttttaaatatcaatactgatggtaataaaacaataagtACCTATTTCACAGTTAGGGATTTAAAAACTTCACATGCCATTAACATGAATTTAAACAATAGTGCTATTGCCTTTTACAATTTAAAGGGTGGAGAAGGTTTTAAAATGGAAGGAAACGTTGAAAGATTGGATATTATTGGTTCAATTATCAATTCAAAtggatcaattaaaaacatttCAACATCAACTACAAATATCATTGATTCTTACATTTACAGTTCATCATCAGATATTCAACCATTCAATAATCAAATCTATGGTTCACTAATTACACCCTATTACTATAGCGATTCAAACACTTtagataaatttgaaataaaatcaatactTCCAAATGCACCCATTCAAATCGTTTCAGGTTCACTTTTTAATGTCAGTGTCCAAATTCAAACTTTATCGTCATCAGTTTCAATAGATAATATCTCATGTATTTTTACTTCAAGTGTAATCAATACAACAGTTGTCCAAGTTAATTCTAATTACAGTTGTATTTTACCACTAAATATTACCAATGAAGAGGGTCCACTCAATCTTAGAGTCACTTTAGTTAATAAcacatcaccatcatcagtATCATCAgacaattatttatatattatcgATTTTCCAGAGATTACAGTATTTAATACCTATGAGTTTTATTCAGGATGGTTAATggataattcaaattctaGTCAACAAATTTCTTTTGGAGgcaattcatttaaaaatggatGTAATAAAGTTGATAGCAATTGTACAATATCACAgaattcaaaatattcaacAGTATTTTCCCAACTTTCAATAACTTTACCttcaaatttcaaaacaaaaactCATTGGATGAAATAA